Proteins from a genomic interval of Nocardia sp. BMG51109:
- a CDS encoding CaiB/BaiF CoA-transferase family protein, whose product MEIRPLDGVRVLELGNYIAAPTAGRILGDFGAEVIKVERPKTGDELRNWRLYGGDTSMLYRTVNRNKKSITLDLRSAEGRAAVLDLIRQCDVLLENFRPGMLERWGLGPEVLSVANPDLVITRISAYGQTGPMAQRPGFAAVAEAVGGLRELVGDPDRPPVRVGVSIGDSIAGVYAAFGTVMALFQRDRATDPIPLSQRIIDVALNESILSMMESLVPDYFAYGIRRERVGGRMEGIAPSNAYPCADGTSIIIGGNGDAIFQRYMRVIGRPDLADDPELADNAGRWRHRDRLDAAISEWTGRHTRDEALRILEEAAIPSGPIYTAADIAADPQYRARNMIQPFPVDVGEPEPKEVGFPGIVPVIGGQSLPIRSVGPDLGEHTHEVLSTLLNMSDAEISALEAD is encoded by the coding sequence ATGGAGATTCGGCCGCTGGACGGTGTGCGGGTGCTGGAACTCGGCAATTACATCGCGGCGCCGACCGCCGGGCGCATCCTCGGCGACTTCGGCGCCGAGGTGATCAAGGTCGAGCGCCCGAAAACCGGTGACGAACTGCGCAATTGGCGCCTCTACGGCGGCGACACCTCGATGCTGTACCGCACCGTCAACCGCAACAAGAAGTCGATCACGCTCGACCTGCGCTCGGCCGAGGGCCGGGCGGCCGTGCTGGATCTGATCCGGCAGTGCGATGTGCTGCTGGAGAATTTCCGGCCCGGCATGCTGGAGCGCTGGGGGCTGGGCCCGGAGGTGCTCTCCGTGGCCAATCCGGATCTGGTGATCACCCGGATCTCCGCCTACGGTCAGACCGGCCCGATGGCCCAGCGGCCCGGATTCGCGGCGGTCGCGGAGGCGGTCGGCGGGCTGCGCGAACTGGTGGGCGACCCGGACCGGCCGCCGGTGCGGGTCGGCGTCTCGATCGGCGATTCGATCGCCGGCGTCTACGCCGCCTTCGGCACGGTGATGGCGCTGTTCCAGCGCGACCGGGCGACCGACCCGATCCCGTTGTCGCAGCGCATCATCGACGTGGCGCTCAACGAGTCGATCCTGTCGATGATGGAATCGCTGGTCCCCGACTACTTCGCCTACGGCATCCGGCGCGAGCGCGTCGGCGGCCGGATGGAGGGCATCGCGCCCAGTAACGCCTATCCGTGCGCCGACGGCACCAGCATCATCATCGGCGGCAACGGCGACGCCATCTTCCAGCGCTACATGCGCGTGATCGGCCGCCCCGACCTGGCCGACGACCCGGAGCTGGCCGACAACGCCGGCCGCTGGCGACACCGCGACCGGCTCGATGCCGCCATCTCCGAATGGACCGGCCGGCACACCCGCGACGAGGCGCTGCGCATCCTGGAGGAGGCCGCCATCCCGTCCGGCCCGATCTACACCGCCGCCGATATCGCCGCCGATCCGCAGTACCGGGCGCGCAACATGATTCAGCCGTTCCCCGTCGACGTGGGCGAGCCGGAACCGAAGGAGGTCGGCTTCCCGGGCATCGTGCCGGTGATCGGCGGGCAGTCGCTGCCCATCCGCTCCGTCGGCCCGGACCTGGGCGAACACACCCACGAGGTACTGTCGACGCTGCTGAACATGTCGGATGCCGAGATCAGCGCGCTGGAGGCGGACTGA
- a CDS encoding phosphoribosyltransferase family protein: protein MLYLDRRDAGRRLAGHLRAFRGPDIVVVGLAGGGAAVASAVAAELHVALDVTVVHQLRTPEWSEPAFGAIAERGVRIVDGNRARILRTDASELSRIERRERDALRRRVEHLRSARPRLELAGRTVVIVDEALAVAALTRAACRAAYSRGAIRVVVAAPVGTEAAMAEMTGDADKVVCSHTSDRITHVGEFYQDYAPVDDEHVCELLRGESEPARESAAVPAVR from the coding sequence ATGCTGTATCTGGATCGTCGCGACGCCGGCCGCCGACTAGCCGGACACCTACGGGCCTTCCGGGGCCCGGACATCGTGGTCGTCGGCCTCGCCGGCGGCGGTGCCGCCGTGGCATCCGCCGTCGCGGCCGAACTACACGTGGCGCTCGACGTCACCGTGGTCCATCAACTGCGCACGCCCGAGTGGTCGGAGCCGGCGTTCGGCGCGATCGCCGAGCGCGGCGTTCGCATCGTCGACGGCAACCGGGCACGCATCCTGCGCACCGACGCATCCGAGCTGAGCCGCATCGAACGGCGGGAGCGAGATGCCCTGCGCCGCAGAGTCGAACATCTGCGCTCGGCCCGGCCGCGGCTCGAACTGGCCGGCCGCACCGTCGTGATCGTGGACGAGGCACTGGCCGTCGCGGCACTCACCCGGGCGGCCTGCCGGGCGGCGTACTCGCGCGGCGCGATCCGCGTCGTGGTGGCGGCGCCGGTCGGCACCGAGGCGGCGATGGCCGAGATGACCGGCGACGCCGACAAGGTGGTCTGCTCGCACACCAGCGACCGGATCACCCATGTCGGCGAGTTCTATCAGGACTACGCACCGGTCGACGACGAGCACGTCTGCGAGTTGCTGCGCGGCGAGTCCGAACCGGCTAGGGAGAGCGCGGCAGTCCCAGCCGTTCGGTGA
- a CDS encoding TetR/AcrR family transcriptional regulator: MTEEAPGPLVWSLPEPPGRPTTSLSRAEILRAGLAVADAEGARALTMRRVAAAVGASTPMSLYRYVGSKDGLVDLMIDAVYGEIPLPEPPATQWRTGLERLALDTWAVICRHLWFGELWHTRPPLGPNALRYFDYRFALLEPLGRGADDLTLLTGAVDGHLFGAALQLAEERRMRARAGLHTDAELAAAAAPVVEPMLADGRYPAFARWFHGRTGAGPDDPVAWTLGCVLDGLTERLGLPRSP, from the coding sequence ATGACGGAGGAGGCACCCGGACCACTGGTCTGGTCGCTGCCGGAACCGCCCGGCCGGCCGACCACGAGCCTGAGCCGGGCCGAGATCCTGCGTGCCGGGCTGGCCGTCGCGGATGCGGAGGGCGCCCGGGCGCTCACCATGCGCCGGGTGGCCGCCGCGGTCGGCGCGTCGACCCCGATGTCGCTGTATCGCTACGTCGGCAGCAAGGACGGCCTGGTCGACCTGATGATCGATGCGGTCTACGGCGAGATCCCGCTACCCGAGCCGCCGGCCACGCAGTGGCGGACCGGATTGGAGCGCCTGGCCCTGGACACCTGGGCGGTGATCTGCCGCCACCTGTGGTTCGGCGAACTCTGGCACACCCGCCCGCCACTGGGCCCGAATGCCCTGCGCTACTTCGACTACCGGTTCGCGCTGCTGGAGCCGCTGGGCCGCGGCGCCGACGATCTGACGTTGCTCACCGGCGCCGTCGACGGCCATCTGTTCGGCGCCGCCCTCCAGCTGGCCGAGGAGCGGCGCATGCGCGCCCGCGCCGGCCTGCACACCGACGCGGAACTGGCCGCCGCCGCGGCGCCCGTCGTCGAGCCGATGCTCGCCGACGGCCGCTACCCGGCCTTCGCCCGATGGTTCCACGGTCGCACCGGCGCGGGTCCGGACGATCCGGTGGCCTGGACATTGGGTTGCGTGCTGGACGGACTCACCGAACGGCTGGGACTGCCGCGCTCTCCCTAG
- a CDS encoding hydroxymethylglutaryl-CoA lyase encodes MLRDVTLRDGLQLTGKVLPTERKVEITRTLLALGVPELEIGSMARPDLVPPMANTMDLVAALEPEELQRCWVWVATPRQVARAAEAGVRNFQYCLSVSDAHNKANIGRTAEDSVAAMPEAIRLARQAGGSIQLCLATSFTCPFDGPVDPERVLAIATDPRTDGACDIVLADTLGQAHPAQVAALVEAVGARGGWGEAHRRIVFHGHDTWGMGVANSLAALAAGAAVVDGSLGGLGGCPFAPGASGNTASEDLLFATRPGWFDPKTLAALVDTTETLLSELGEPNRSRTAEGARSEATAFEWVTPALG; translated from the coding sequence ATGCTGCGCGATGTGACGCTGCGCGACGGCCTGCAGCTGACCGGCAAGGTCCTGCCGACCGAGCGCAAGGTGGAGATCACCCGCACCCTGCTGGCACTGGGCGTGCCCGAGCTGGAGATCGGCTCGATGGCCCGGCCCGATCTGGTGCCGCCGATGGCCAACACGATGGATCTGGTGGCCGCCCTGGAACCCGAAGAGCTGCAACGCTGCTGGGTATGGGTGGCGACGCCGCGCCAGGTGGCCCGCGCCGCCGAGGCGGGTGTGCGCAACTTCCAGTACTGCCTGTCGGTGTCGGATGCGCACAACAAGGCCAATATCGGCCGCACCGCCGAGGACAGCGTGGCCGCCATGCCGGAGGCGATCCGGCTGGCGCGGCAGGCGGGCGGATCCATCCAGCTGTGCCTGGCGACCTCGTTCACCTGCCCGTTCGACGGGCCGGTCGATCCGGAGCGGGTGCTGGCGATCGCCACCGACCCCCGCACCGACGGCGCCTGCGACATCGTGCTGGCCGATACCCTCGGGCAGGCCCACCCCGCTCAGGTGGCCGCGCTCGTCGAGGCGGTCGGCGCCCGGGGCGGCTGGGGAGAAGCGCACCGCCGCATCGTCTTCCACGGTCACGACACCTGGGGTATGGGCGTCGCCAATTCGCTGGCCGCCCTCGCCGCGGGGGCCGCGGTGGTGGACGGATCGCTCGGCGGGCTCGGTGGCTGTCCGTTCGCCCCGGGCGCCAGTGGAAACACCGCGAGCGAGGACCTGCTGTTCGCGACCCGTCCCGGCTGGTTCGATCCGAAAACGCTGGCGGCCCTGGTGGATACGACCGAGACCTTGCTGTCCGAACTCGGCGAACCCAACCGGTCGCGCACTGCCGAGGGGGCACGGTCGGAGGCGACGGCGTTCGAATGGGTCACCCCCGCCCTCGGATGA
- a CDS encoding FAD-dependent monooxygenase translates to MMYDVHPPRVLIVGGGLVGLSAALFLQHQGVSAALVERRRGTSPQPKARRINIRTMELFRQAGIAEEVLEAARGLAAHQAMAAGPTLAQARQLPFTLPGGIPQWDTLTPAPACLCAQDLLEPTLRRLAERRGCDLRFDTECVEFTEDTTGIEAVLRAGDGTVERLRADYLIAADGAASPIRERLGIARSGRGTLGRAVNVYFRADLRELVRGREFNLCQIENDSVPGTFASVDGEFRWIFTTGEGVDRPAERWPEALRTAIGAPGLDVELLSVLPWESGMFVADRYRSGRVFLAGDAAHVMPPYAAAGANTGIQDAHNLAWKLAHVLHGAAGEALLDSYHAERHPIGWYTADQSSVRIANLRALNTESTDGTPLADPIALILGARCHSAAVIDDGSPHTMTRLDLAGQPGTRLPHHFLPGGRSALDLVDTRCALLIGPDGRAWRAQEAPVEVHEMDETWCTAAGLTRSGALLVRPDQIVAWRSPALPADPGSALRSALDRILDRGIPASPGAGRRSSVGAMPDSPAAQ, encoded by the coding sequence ATGATGTACGACGTACACCCACCGCGCGTCCTGATCGTCGGCGGCGGCCTCGTCGGGCTGTCGGCCGCGCTGTTCCTGCAGCACCAGGGGGTGTCGGCGGCGCTGGTGGAGCGCCGGCGCGGCACCTCGCCGCAGCCGAAGGCGCGGCGTATCAACATCCGCACGATGGAGCTGTTCCGGCAGGCCGGAATCGCCGAGGAGGTGCTGGAGGCGGCGCGCGGCCTCGCCGCCCATCAGGCGATGGCGGCCGGGCCCACCTTGGCGCAGGCCCGGCAACTGCCGTTTACGCTGCCCGGCGGTATTCCGCAGTGGGACACCCTCACCCCGGCGCCCGCCTGCCTGTGCGCGCAGGATCTACTGGAACCGACGCTGCGCCGGCTGGCCGAACGGCGCGGCTGCGATCTCCGCTTCGACACCGAATGCGTCGAATTCACCGAGGACACAACGGGAATCGAGGCGGTGCTGCGGGCCGGCGACGGCACCGTGGAACGGTTGCGGGCCGATTACCTGATCGCCGCCGACGGTGCTGCGAGCCCGATCCGGGAGCGGCTGGGCATCGCACGCAGCGGGCGGGGCACCCTCGGCCGCGCCGTCAACGTCTACTTCCGGGCCGACCTCCGAGAGCTGGTGCGCGGCCGGGAGTTCAACCTCTGCCAGATCGAGAACGACTCCGTGCCCGGCACCTTCGCCTCGGTGGACGGGGAATTCCGCTGGATCTTCACCACCGGCGAGGGCGTGGACCGCCCGGCCGAGCGGTGGCCCGAGGCGCTGCGCACCGCGATCGGCGCGCCCGGCCTCGACGTCGAACTGCTGAGCGTGCTGCCATGGGAGTCCGGCATGTTCGTCGCCGATCGGTACCGGTCCGGCCGAGTGTTCCTGGCGGGCGACGCCGCACACGTCATGCCGCCCTACGCCGCGGCGGGTGCGAACACCGGGATTCAGGACGCGCACAATCTTGCCTGGAAGCTCGCGCACGTGCTGCACGGGGCCGCGGGCGAGGCCCTGCTGGACAGCTACCACGCCGAACGGCACCCGATCGGCTGGTACACCGCCGACCAGTCCAGCGTGCGGATCGCGAACCTGCGGGCGCTGAACACCGAATCCACCGACGGCACACCGCTGGCCGACCCGATCGCCCTGATCCTCGGCGCCCGCTGTCACAGTGCCGCGGTCATCGACGACGGGAGCCCGCACACGATGACCCGTCTCGATCTGGCCGGTCAGCCGGGAACCCGGCTGCCGCACCACTTTCTGCCCGGCGGCCGCTCCGCGCTCGATCTCGTCGACACCCGCTGTGCGCTGCTGATCGGCCCGGACGGCCGAGCGTGGCGGGCGCAGGAAGCACCGGTGGAGGTGCACGAGATGGACGAGACCTGGTGCACGGCAGCCGGTCTCACCCGCTCCGGCGCGCTCCTGGTGCGGCCGGACCAGATCGTCGCCTGGCGCTCCCCCGCGCTTCCCGCCGACCCGGGCAGCGCGCTGCGTTCGGCACTCGACCGAATCCTGGACCGCGGAATTCCGGCATCCCCCGGCGCAGGTCGCCGGTCATCGGTCGGTGCGATGCCGGATTCGCCTGCGGCACAATGA